The Oxalobacter aliiformigenes nucleotide sequence ACAAACAAAAAATGGGGAAACGCAGACAGTTGGACTATTTTTGAGAGGATAAAAAATCTTATCAACGCTATTGCACACAAAACCTGTATGGAATGATGAAAAATTGAATATTCCGCCAGATCAAGGCACAAATATAAAAAACTACCAAAAAACCTGCCTTTTATGGTTTTTTTCTTCAATTTTGCGACACAACGGGTAAACTGAAGCCAGCATGACGCTGGCTTCCCGTGACTGGACAAGAAAAACGGACAGGATTACTCGTCAACCAGATACAGGTCTTTGTCCTTGTCTTGCAAAAAGACTTGGGCATAGCCTTCTTTCTTGCCCTGCTCAAACTGCTGTTCGCCCCACTTCCGGCATGCGTCACAGGCATAACGCGGAATGGCCACCGCCTTGATATGGCTGTGCCTTCCTGTATCCGCCTGCGAATCAATCACAACGGTACCGCCACAGTCAGGGCAGGTTCTGACCGTTTCCGTCTGCGTTTCGCGAATATAATCCGTATCATAGAAAATGCTGCGATTGCGACGGTGGAAAGGCTGATTCGGATAAGCCTTGCGTTTCAGGGCTTCCCTGTTTTTCCAGTTTTCCAGCGTATAGTCTTTCAGCTGTTTCAGATAATTGGTAATATGCGGCGACTGGATCTGGTTACGCGGATCGTAATCCGGTTCCTTGATATGGCTGTAATCCAGACCAGCCATCGCCAGAATAATACCGGTATTGATATAAGGCAATGCACTTTCGATCGAATATCCCCCTTCCAGAACGGCCAGATCAGGTTTCAACCGATCATTCAGGATAGCATATCCCTGTGCCGTGAACTTCATATTGGTAATCGGATCGGAATAGTGATTGTCCTGTCCTGCCGAATTCACGATCAGATCGGGTTTGAAGTCATCCAGAAGCGGCATAACGATATTGTCGAGCGTATAAAGGAAGCCTTCCTCACAGGTTTCCGGCGGCATCGGCAGATTGACGATCGTACCATACGCATTCGGGCCACCGGCTTCATCCGGAAAACCGGACCCCGGATACAGTGTCCGTCCGTCCTGGTGCATGGAAATGAACAGGGTATTCGGATCATGCCAGAAAATATCCTGTGAACCGTCGCCATGATGGCAATCGGTATCGACGACGGCGATGCGTTTGACTCCGTATTTGTGGCGGATGTACTCGATCATGATCGCTTCCATGTTCAGGGTACAGAAACCACGGCTGCCATGAACGACGCGCATGGAATGGTGTCCGCATGGACGAACCAGAGCGAAAGCGTTATCCACCTCACCGGTCAGCACCTTGTCGGCAGCGGTCAACGTTCCCCCCACCGAAATCAGATGGGACGTATGAACGATCTCGTCGATATTCGGAACACAGAAATGCACGCGGTTGATATCGGCCGGAGTCGCCAGATCAGGCTTGTATTCCTTGATATTGTCGAAGTCAAGAAGACCTTCCTCGACAACCTGATCCTGCGTGTAAAGAAGACGTTCTTCACGTTCCGGATGGGTCGGCGTAATCGCGTAGTCAAACGCCGGGAAAAAAACCAGTCCTGTTTTCTTTTTCACGAAAGCCTCTTTCAATTCGATTCATCTTTGATCAGACCCGGTTTGACCTGAAGTCTGACCCGCATGTTTTTACCGATCGTGGAATAACCCCTGACGACATTGAACACCTGGCTGTCGGCCACTTCCACGACGATATCCTCGTCTCTCGCACCAGCCTCTTTGGCTTTTCTGACCAGTTTTTCAGTACCCAGCTCGATGACATCATCCAGGGTAAACCGGTTGGAAATTTTCTGCTGGACGCCTTCTTCGGCAATACTCAATACCTGCGCCTCGGTATCGGCGACGATATTGAGTTCCACTGTCGTTCTGGCAGTCGCCGCTCCGCTGGCATTGATCACGTCGGAATCGTTCGGTACCCTGACCGGGCAATCCATCATCTCGCCGATCCGTTTGGCCATATAAGGTGCCGGGCCACCGACCACCAGAACTTCTTTCGGCTCGATCCGTCTGCCTTCCAGAAGTTCGTGAATCGTATAAACCGGCTTGCTGTTGATTTCGGCAAGCATCGCATTGATCTTTTCCACAATCAGCGTACAGGCCAGATCGACGACCTGACGGGCGACGTCTTCCGGTGTTTTTTCCAGTTCGGCAGCCAGCTGCTTCATGGCATCCATCGCCTTGTCCTTGTCGCCGATATCGGCAATTCCCAATACGACAAGAGCATCCGTCGTCGTCGGAACAGGGCCACCGAAAGCCATGGCGGCTCCCAGACGTTCCGGCCCGAGGAGAAGAACACCGTCCTCGACCCGGACATGGCTGTCGCCACCGACACCGATGGAATGCGTCAGCAAACCGCGAACCGACGTTTTGTGATCCTCGATCGTGATACCCTGCGGCTCCAGCAGGGGAACCCCATCGGCAAACAGGGCGATATCGGTAGTCGTTCCGCCGATAT carries:
- a CDS encoding hydantoinase/oxoprolinase family protein, encoding MILGIDVGGTHTDSVLMNNRKIIRKSKVLTDKENILKSVLMATEAVARPEDIKNLQRIVLSTTLTTNAVVQNQLDPVGLVVMNGPGVSPKDLPLYDKANYIAGYMSHRGIEAEAPDRAELAELKEKFKKENITRFAIVGKFSTRNPVHEQEVDAYLDDIAEHASQSHQLSGALNFPRRIATTYLNEAVWGLQRKLADQLKTYMDKLGVKVPLYILKADGGTIEVEASREMPVQTILSGPAATIMGVLPYVSPEKDSISVDIGGTTTDIALFADGVPLLEPQGITIEDHKTSVRGLLTHSIGVGGDSHVRVEDGVLLLGPERLGAAMAFGGPVPTTTDALVVLGIADIGDKDKAMDAMKQLAAELEKTPEDVARQVVDLACTLIVEKINAMLAEINSKPVYTIHELLEGRRIEPKEVLVVGGPAPYMAKRIGEMMDCPVRVPNDSDVINASGAATARTTVELNIVADTEAQVLSIAEEGVQQKISNRFTLDDVIELGTEKLVRKAKEAGARDEDIVVEVADSQVFNVVRGYSTIGKNMRVRLQVKPGLIKDESN
- a CDS encoding histone deacetylase, whose amino-acid sequence is MKKKTGLVFFPAFDYAITPTHPEREERLLYTQDQVVEEGLLDFDNIKEYKPDLATPADINRVHFCVPNIDEIVHTSHLISVGGTLTAADKVLTGEVDNAFALVRPCGHHSMRVVHGSRGFCTLNMEAIMIEYIRHKYGVKRIAVVDTDCHHGDGSQDIFWHDPNTLFISMHQDGRTLYPGSGFPDEAGGPNAYGTIVNLPMPPETCEEGFLYTLDNIVMPLLDDFKPDLIVNSAGQDNHYSDPITNMKFTAQGYAILNDRLKPDLAVLEGGYSIESALPYINTGIILAMAGLDYSHIKEPDYDPRNQIQSPHITNYLKQLKDYTLENWKNREALKRKAYPNQPFHRRNRSIFYDTDYIRETQTETVRTCPDCGGTVVIDSQADTGRHSHIKAVAIPRYACDACRKWGEQQFEQGKKEGYAQVFLQDKDKDLYLVDE